A window of the Brassica napus cultivar Da-Ae chromosome A2, Da-Ae, whole genome shotgun sequence genome harbors these coding sequences:
- the LOC106394881 gene encoding protein NRT1/ PTR FAMILY 2.13, translating into MDVSDSHSQKSSILDAEKVEKKPGGWRAVTFILGNETLERLGTIGLLSNFMVYLTRVFHLEQVDASNVINIWSGFSNLTPLVGAFISDAYVGRFKTIAFASFATLLGLVTLTLTASLPQLHPETCNSKDPVSCGGPNKLQFGILLLGLGFLSIGSGGIRPCSIPFGVDQFDQRTEEGIKGVASFFNWYYMTFTVVLLITQTVVVYIQDQVSWIIGFSVPTGLMACAVVMFFAGMKLYVYVKPEGSIFSGIAQVVVAARKKRKMKLPAEDDGTVTYYDPPVKDSVLSKLHHSNQYRFLDKAAVIIEGDLSSEGVPANKWRLCSIQEVEEVKCLIRIVPVWSAGIISLAAMTQQGTFTVSQALKMDRHIGPNFEIPAGSLSVISLLTIGVFLPLYDRVLVPFFRRITGHKSGITLLQRIGTGIVFAILSMIVAGLVERMRRTRSINAGDSTGMTPMSVFWLSPQLILMGLCEAFNIIGQIEFFNSQFPEHMRSIANSLFSLSFAGSNYLSSLIVTTVHKFSGGHDRPDWLNKNLNAGKLDYFYYLIAVLGVFNLVYFWYCAQGYRYKVGLQMGGFEEDKSFSDVEMSSKKQLK; encoded by the exons ATGGATGTTTCTGATTCTCACAGTCAGAAAAGTTCAATCTTGGATGCTGAGAAGGTTGAGAAAAAGCCTGGAGGATGGAGAGCCGTCACGTTCATTTTAG GAAATGAGACGTTGGAGAGACTGGGAACAATTGGGTTGTTGTCAAACTTCATGGTGTATCTAACCAGAGTGTTCCACTTAGAACAAGTCGACGCTTCAAATGTCATCAACATTTGGTCTGGTTTCAGCAATCTCACTCCTCTAGTGGGCGCGTTTATCTCGGACGCTTACGTCGGCCGTTTCAAGACCATCGCTTTCGCCTCATTCGCCACCCTCCTC GGACTAGTGACATTGACACTCACGGCATCGCTTCCTCAACTCCACCCAGAAACATGCAATAGCAAAGATCCCGTTAGTTGCGGCGGTCCGAACAAACTCCAGTTCGGGATCTTGCTATTAGGTCTAGGTTTCCTCTCAATAGGGAGTGGAGGAATACGACCATGTAGCATCCCTTTTGGTGTTGACCAATTCGACCAACGAACCGAGGAAGGGATTAAAGGAGTGGCAAGTTTCTTCAACTGGTATTACATGACTTTCACTGTGGTTCTGCTTATTACACAGACCGTTGTTGTGTATATCCAAGACCAAGTCAGCTGGATCATCGGCTTTAGTGTACCCACTGGACTCATGGCTTGTGCCGTGGTTATGTTTTTCGCCGGAATGAAGCTTTACGTCTATGTTAAACCTGAAGGAAGTATATTCTCTGGTATCGCTCAAGTTGTCGTGGCAGCTCGCAAGAAGCGAAAGATGAAGCTCCCGGCGGAAGATGACGGCACTGTGACCTACTATGACCCGCCTGTTAAAGATAGCGTATTATCCAAATTACACCATAGTAACCAATACAG GTTTCTAGACAAAGCGGCGGTGATAATAGAAGGCGATCTATCATCCGAGGGAGTTCCGGCGAACAAGTGGCGATTATGCAGCATTCAAGAAGTGGAAGAAGTGAAGTGTTTGATTCGAATCGTTCCTGTTTGGTCGGCCGGAATAATATCACTCGCGGCGATGACACAACAAGGAACTTTCACTGTCTCTCAAGCTTTAAAAATGGACCGACATATAGGCCCCAACTTCGAGATTCCGGCCGGTTCTCTCTCTGTCATCTCTCTCCTCACCATCGGCGTCTTTCTTCCCTTATACGACCGCGTTTTAGTCCCATTCTTCCGTCGGATCACCGGCCATAAATCCGGTATCACACTCCTCCAACGTATCGGGACAGGGATCGTTTTCGCCATCCTCTCCATGATCGTTGCGGGGTTAGTGGAGCGCATGAGACGAACGCGCTCCATCAACGCTGGAGATTCGACCGGGATGACTCCCATGTCGGTGTTTTGGCTCTCGCCGCAGCTTATTCTGATGGGACTATGCGAAGCATTCAATATCATTGGACAGATTGAGTTCTTCAACAGTCAGTTCCCTGAACACATGAGAAGCATCGctaactctctcttctctttatcCTTCGCCGGTTCGAACTACCTTAGTAGTTTGATTGTGACGACGGTTCATAAATTCTCTGGTGGCCATGACCGTCCTGATTGGCTTAACAAGAATCTCAACGCGGGAAAATTGGATTACTTCTATTATCTGATAGCGGTTTTGGGTGTGTTCAATCTGGTTTACTTTTGGTACTGTGCCCAGGGATACCGGTACAAGGTTGGTTTACAGATGGGAGGTTTCGAGGAAGACAAGAGTTTCTCTGATGTTGAAATGAGTTCCAAAAAGCAGCTgaaatga
- the LOC111206933 gene encoding uncharacterized protein LOC111206933, which yields MEFFHNAKAVRMRNVHEKYLMADEDEETVTQDRIGSDKRARWTVELVRGSFEVIRLRSGYGNYLTASNERFLLGATGRKVVLSKPNRLGSSVEWEPVREGSKVKLRTRYGNFLRANGGLPPWRNSVTHDSPHSSDSFLWDVDLIEILVGTAPPALAPATTPAPHRKLSSPPMSRTSSEKYVVELTQSLPKSEGRVIYYHIADKEGHVENDSAVGYALTFKGNSVEQLTQALREETSMDDVVVCTRNPLNGKLFPLRLQLPPNNGTMHVVLVPSTT from the exons ATGGAGTTTTTCCACAACGCTAAAGCCGTTAGGATGCGTAACGTCCACGAGAAGTATCTGATGGCGGATGAAGACGAAGAGACGGTGACTCAAGACAGGATTGGTTCCGACAAGAGAGCTCGGTGGACCGTCGAGCTGGTTCGTGGTTCCTTTGAAGTGATCCGTTTGAGGAGTGGCTACGGCAACTATCTCACCGCCTCGAACGAGCGTTTCTTGCTCGGTGCAACGGGGCGTAAAGTAGTATTGTCGAAACCTAATCGGCTTGGCTCGTCCGTAGAGTGGGAGCCGGTGAGAGAAGGATCGAAAGTGAAGCTCAGGACTAGATACGGCAACTTCCTTCGAGCCAATGGTGGACTTCCTCCTTGGCGTAACTCCGTCACGCATGACTCACCTCACAGTTCAGACTCGTTTTTGTGGGATGTTGATCTCATTGAAATCTTAGTCGGAACGGCGCCTCCGGCTCTAGCTCCGGCGACAACTCCCGCGCCACATAGGAAGCTGTCAAGTCCTCCTATGTCCAGAACCTCTTCAGAAAAATACGTGGTAGAG TTGACTCAGTCGCTGCCAAAATCTGAAGGGAGGGTCATATATTACCATATCGCAGACAAAGAAGGACACGTGGAGAATGATTCAGCCGTTGGATACGCTTTGACTTTCAAAGGAAATAGCGTGGAACAGTTGACGCAGGCGCTCAGGGAAGAGACTAGCATGGATGACGTTGTTGTATGTACACGCAATCCTTTGAACGGCAAGTTGTTTCCTCTCCGTTTGCAACTTCCGCCAAACAATGGGACAATGCACGTCGTTCTAGTTCCCTCAACTACGTAA
- the LOC111206936 gene encoding uncharacterized protein LOC111206936 — MELFTKSPAVRLRSCHEKYLFAADDEKTIRQSSDGASRQSVWTVEMVPRKPNFIRLKSCYGKYLTASDSSFLLGMTGQRVIQTPPFRQAEHESNWEPIRDDLPVKLMSWNGKYLRGNGGSPPWKNSVTHDREPAMAATKKWILWSIETVESPEKVSFADRFSSPASSFNSSVSSHESTNESTDKKSFKYGSSNSIGSDLGSVSSPKLMFTPTVSGTLSPKPTERKDLKKNVSAMDIFRDARSVRLRSSAHEKYLVADDDEETVIMGRNGSSKEARWRVELVPGSEKTIRLKSCHGGYLTASNERLMLGATGHKVVQSRRIRTGEPAGEWEPVKEGSKVKLRSRNGGNYLRANGGVPPWRNTVTHDTPNWTATQSWVVWDVDVVEIMERSHGTG; from the exons atggagctATTCACGAAAAGTCCCGCCGTTAGATTACGGAGCTGTCACGAAAAGTACCTCTTCGCCGCTGACGACGAAAAAACCATCCGTCAAAGCTCAGACGGAGCCTCACGGCAATCAGTGTGGACGGTGGAGATGGTGCCACGTAAGCCTAACTTCATCCGTCTCAAAAGCTGTTACGGCAAGTACTTAACGGCGAGTGACTCGTCGTTTCTTCTTGGCATGACCGGCCAGAGAGTCATCCAAACGCCGCCGTTTCGTCAGGCTGAGCACGAGAGCAACTGGGAGCCAATCAGAGACGACTTGCCGGTGAAACTCATGTCGTGGAACGGTAAATATTTGCGCGGGAACGGTGGATCGCCGCCGTGGAAAAACTCCGTCACGCACGACCGTGAGCCGGCCATGGCAGCAACGAAGAAATGGATCTTGTGGTCTATAGAAACCGTTGAGAGTCCCGAGAAGGTTTCGTTCGCGGATCGGTTTTCGTCGCCGGCTTCGAGTTTTAACTCTTCTGTCTCCTCCCACGAGTCAACCAACGAGTCAACggataaaaaatcatttaaatatgGATCTTCCAACTCCATAGGGTCGGATCTTGGGTCGGTTTCTTCTCCGAAGCTTATGTTTACTCCGACAGTGTCGGGGACATTGTCTCCAAAACCGACCGAG aggaaagatttgaagaaaaaTGTATCAGCAATGGACATCTTTCGCGATGCGAGATCGGTGCGGTTACGAAGCAGCGCACACGAGAAGTATCTAGTAGCAGATGACGATGAAGAGACTGTGATAATGGGACGAAACGGGTCATCGAAAGAGGCCCGGTGGAGAGTTGAGTTGGTACCCGGGTCCGAAAAGACCATCCGGTTAAAGAGCTGCCACGGTGGATATTTGACGGCGTCGAACGAGCGGTTGATGCTCGGAGCGACGGGGCATAAGGTGGTTCAGTCGAGGAGGATTCGAACCGGTGAACCGGCGGGAGAGTGGGAACCGGTTAAAGAAGGGTCAAAGGTGAAGCTGAGAAGTAGAAACGGCGGGAATTATTTAAGAGCCAATGGGGGAGTGCCACCTTGGAGGAATACGGTTACGCATGATACGCCGAACTGGACTGCTACGCAGAGTTGGGTGGTTTGGGATGTTGATGTGGTCGAGATTATGGAGCGTTCTCATGGGACCGGTTAA